The Glycine soja cultivar W05 chromosome 8, ASM419377v2, whole genome shotgun sequence genome has a window encoding:
- the LOC114423377 gene encoding P34 probable thiol protease-like, with the protein MGFLVLLLISLLGLSSSSSISTHRSILDLDLSKFTTQKQVSSLFQLWKSEHGRVYHNHEEEAKRLEIFKNNLNYIRDMNANRKSPHSHRLGLNKFADITPQEFSKKYLQAPKDVSQQIKMANKKMKKEQHSCDHPPASWDWREKGVITQVKYQGDCGNGWAFSATGAIEAKNAIVTGNLVSLSEQEITDCVYKANSCNGGYHFHAFEWVIENRGIATEVDYPYTAEDHGTCKANKTQNSVTIDNFGGLIISEHSTQPETDNALLSATLEQPISVAMDARDFHFYTGGIYDGGNCSSPYGINHFVLIVGYGSLDGVDYWIVKNSFGKDWGMDGYIWIQRNIANPIGVCAINFFASWPIKEKSETLVSARVKADQRVDYSPL; encoded by the exons ATGGGTTTCCTTGTGTTGCTTCTTATCTCCCTCTTAGGTCTCTCTTCTAGTTCCAGCATATCAACTCATCGCTCCATATTGGACCTTGACCTATCCAAGTTTACCACACAGAAACAGGTGTCTTCACTGTTCCAACTATGGAAGAGTGAGCATGGACGTGTCTACCATAACCACGAAGAAGAGGCAAAGAGACTTGAGATTTTCAAGAATAACTTGAACTATATCAGGGACATGAATGCAAACAGAAAATCACCCCATTCTCATCGTTTAGGATTGAACAAGTTTGCTGACATCACTCCTCAAGAGTTCAGCAAAAAGTACTTACAAGCTCCCAAGGATGTGTCGCAGCAAATCAAAATGGCcaacaagaaaatgaagaaggaacAACATTCTTGTGACCATCCACCTGCATCATGGGATTGGAGGGAAAAAGGTGTCATCACCCAAGTAAAGTACCAAGGGGACTGTG GAAATGGTTGGGCATTTTCTGCCACGGGAGCTATTGAAGCAAAAAATGCAATAGTGACAGGAAACCTTGTTAGCCTTTCTGAACAAGAAATCACAGATTGTGTCTATAAAGCCAACAGTTGTAACGGTGGATATCACTTTCATGCATTTGAATGGGTTATAGAAAATCGTGGAATTGCCACTGAAGTTGACTATCCTTACACAGCTGAAGATCATGGTACATGCAAAGCCAATAAG ACACAGAACAGTGTTACAATTGACAATTTTGGAGGTCTAATAATATCAGAACATAGTACACAACCAGAGACAGACAATGCACTGTTGAGCGCCACCCTTGAGCAACCAATTAGTGTGGCCATGGACGCAAGAGATTTTCATTTCTACACTGGC GGAATTTATGATGGAGGAAACTGTTCAAGTCCGTATGGGATCAACCACTTTGTTTTAATAGTGGGTTATGGATCATTAGATGGTGTAGATTATTGGATAGTAAAAAATTCATTTGGAAAAGATTGGGGAATGGATGGATACATTTGGATCCAAAGAAATATTGCTAATCCAATTGGAGTATGTGCGATTAATTTTTTCGCTTCTTGGccaatcaaagagaaatcaGAAACACTGGTGTCTGCTCGCGTTAAAGCTGATCAAAGAGTGGATTACTCTCCTCTTTGA
- the LOC114422085 gene encoding P34 probable thiol protease, whose translation MGFLVLLLFSLLGLSSSSSISTHRSILDLDLTKFTTQKQVSSLFQLWKSEHGRVYHNHEEEAKRLEIFKNNLNYIRDMNANRKSPHSHRLGLNKFADITPQEFSKKYLQAPKDVSQQIKMANKKMKKEQYSCDHPPASWDWRKKGVITQVKYQGGCGSGWAFSATGAIEAAHAIATGDLVSLSEQELVDCVEESEGCYNGWHYQSFEWVLEHGGIATDDDYPYRAKEGRCKANKIQDKVTIDGYETLIMSDESTESETEQAFLSAILEQPISVSIDAKDFHLYTGGIYDGENCTSPYGINHFVLLVGYGSADGVDYWIAKNSWGEDWGEDGYIWIQRNTGNLLGVCGMNYFASYPTKEESETLVSARVKGHRRVDHSPL comes from the exons ATGGGTTTCCTTGTGTTGCTTCTTTTCTCCCTCTTAGGTCTCTCTTCTAGTTCCAGCATATCAACTCATCGTTCCATATTGGACCTTGACCTAACCAAGTTTACCACACAGAAACAGGTGTCTTCACTGTTCCAACTATGGAAGAGTGAGCATGGACGTGTCTACCATAACCACGAAGAAGAGGCAAAGAGACTTGAGATTTTCAAGAATAACTTGAACTATATCAGGGACATGAATGCAAACAGAAAATCACCCCATTCTCATCGTTTAGGATTGAACAAGTTTGCTGACATCACTCCTCAAGAGTTCAGCAAAAAGTACTTGCAAGCTCCCAAGGATGTGTCGCAGCAAATCAAAATGGCcaacaagaaaatgaagaaggaacAATATTCTTGTGACCATCCACCTGCATCATGGGATTGGAGGAAAAAAGGTGTCATCACCCAAGTAAAGTACCAAGGGGGCTGTG GAAGCGGTTGGGCGTTTTCTGCCACGGGTGCCATAGAAGCAGCACATGCAATAGCAACAGGAGACCTTGTTAGCCTTTCTGAACAAGAACTCGTAGACTGTGTGGAAGAAAGCGAAGGTTGTTACAATGGATGGCACTATCAATCGTTCGAATGGGTTTTAGAACATGGTGGGATTGCCACTGATGATGATTATCCTTACAGAGCTAAAGAGGGTAGATGCAAAGCCAATAAG ATACAAGACAAGGTTACAATTGACGGATATGAAACTCTAATAATGTCAGATGAGAGTACAGAATCAGAGACAGAGCAAGCGTTCTTAAGCGCCATCCTTGAGCAACCAATTAGTGTCTCCATTGATGCAAAAGATTTTCATTTATACACCGGG GGAATTTATGATGGAGAAAACTGTACAAGTCCGTATGGGATTAATCACTTTGTTTTACTTGTGGGTTATGGTTCAGCGGATGGTGTAGATTACTGGATAGCGAAAAATTCATGGGGAGAAGATTGGGGAGAAGATGGTTACATTTGGATCCAAAGAAACACGGGTAATTTATTAGGAGTGTGTGGGATGAATTATTTCGCTTCATACCCAACCAAAGAGGAATCAGAAACACTGGTGTCTGCTCGCGTTAAAGGTCATCGAAGAGTTGATCACTCTCCTCTTTGA
- the LOC114423882 gene encoding uncharacterized protein LOC114423882: MRNCIRCCISCIFPCGALDVIRIVHSNGRVEEISGTVKASDVMKAHPKHVLKKPCSSPADAAGISGGVHKIVVVPPDAELQRGKIYFLMPLPPTPPTQEKKNRQRKKKRKEHRERTMNNTNNASMITSMTSLLVSDRYLNDILSEKVSSQRDRRRGRVAVWRPHLESISESPSDP, from the coding sequence ATGAGAAATTGCATAAGGTGCTGCATCTCTTGCATCTTCCCATGTGGGGCTCTCGACGTGATCCGCATAGTGCACTCCAATGGCAGAGTAGAAGAAATCAGCGGCACCGTCAAGGCCAGTGATGTCATGAAGGCACACCCCAAACATGTCCTCAAGAAGCCATGCTCTTCCCCCGCCGATGCCGCCGGCATCAGCGGCGGGGTCCACAAGATCGTGGTGGTGCCACCCGACGCTGAGCTCCAACGTGGCAAGATTTACTTCCTCATGCCACTCCCTCCTACTCCTCCTACACAAGAGAAGAAGAACcggcagagaaagaagaagaggaaggaaCATAGAGAGAGAACTATGAACAACACCAACAACGCGTCCATGATTACGTCTATGACTAGCTTGCTTGTCTCTGATCGCTACTTGAATGATATACTCTCAGAGAAGGTGTCAAGTCAAAGAGACAGAAGAAGAGGGCGTGTTGCTGTGTGGAGGCCTCACTTGGAGAGCATTTCTGAGTCACCTTCTGATCCGTAa